One Panulirus ornatus isolate Po-2019 chromosome 62, ASM3632096v1, whole genome shotgun sequence DNA window includes the following coding sequences:
- the LOC139745750 gene encoding myosin heavy chain, muscle-like has translation MPGHVKKSTGPDPDPTEFLFISMEMKMQDATKPYDSKKSCWIPDDKEGFIEGEIQGTKGDLITVYAGGETKNWKKDLVQQVNPPKYEKCEDMSNLTYLNDPSVFYNLKCRYVTKLIYTYSGLFCIAVNPYKRYPIYTNRVVKIYQGKRRNEVPPHLFAIADGAYMNMMQLGENQSMLITGESGAGKTENTKKVLSYFANVGATTKKTEEKKQNLEDQIIQTNPVLEAFGNAKTVRNDNSSRFGKFIRIHFQPSGKLAGGDIEVYLLEKARVISQQSLERSYHIFYEMMSDQITTIKP, from the exons ATGCCTGGCCACGTCAAGAAGAGCACGGGTCCTGACCCCGACCCCACAGAGTTCCTGTTCATCTCCATGGAGATGAAGATGCAGGATGCCACCAAGCCTTACGACTCCAAGAAGTCCTGCTGGATCCCAGACGACAAGGAAGGCTTTATCGAGGGTGAGATCCAGGGCACCAAGGGCGACCTCATCACCGTCTATGCTGGTGGTGAGACCAAGAACTGGAAGAAGGACCTCGTCCAGCAGGTCAACCCTCCCAAGTACGAGAAATGTGAGGATATGTCCAACTTGACCTACCTCAACGATCCATCAGTCTTCTACAACCTGAAGTGTCGCTACGTCACCAAACTCATCTACACCTACTCCGGCCTCTTCTGTATCGCTGTGAACCCCTACAAGCGCTACCCCATCTACACCAACCGTGTGGTCAAGATCTACCAGGGCAAGAGGCGTAATGAGGTACCCCCTCATCTCTTCGCCATCGCTGACGGAGCCTACATGAACATGATGCAAC TTGGTGAGAACCAGTCCATGCTTATTAC GGGTGAGTCAGGTGCTGGCAAGACTGAGAACACCAAGAAGGTACTCTCATACTTCGCCAACGTCGGCGCCACCACCAAGAAGACTGAGGAAAAGAAACAG AACCTGGAGGACCAGATCATCCAGACCAACCCCGTACTGGAGGCCTTCGGTAACGCCAAGACCGTCCGTAACGACAACTCCTCCCGCTTT GGTAAGTTCATCCGTATCCATTTCCAACCGAGTGGGAAGTTAGCTGGTGGAGACATTGAGGTCTACCTGCTGGAGAAGGCTCGTGTCATCTCCCAGCAGTCCCTGGAGAGATCTTACCACATCTTCTACGAGATGATGTCAGACCAGATCACAACAATCAAGC CATAA